In one window of Chitinophagales bacterium DNA:
- a CDS encoding Gfo/Idh/MocA family oxidoreductase: MSTNRRKFLRNITLGASALATGLPESMAQFAQKPGVFNMSGYAAPKMDTVRIGIVGLGMRGPGAVERMSFIEGVEIKALCDQYEERVVKAQEIVTKAGQPKPIGYYGSKDAWKKMCERDDLDLIYICTPWHLHTPMAVYAMEHGKHAATEVPAAVSMEECWQLVVTSEKTKKHCMMLENCCYDFFEQLTLSLVRLGMLGETVHAEGAYIHDLRDLNFMKDNAGGYAEMWRLKENAGRNGNLYPTHGLGPIAQCLNINRGDQMDYLVSVSSADFMMQAMAKDKAAQDAFFQPYTDKRYRGNMNTTIIKTHKGKTMMVQHDVTSPRPYSRIHLISGTKGVASKWPSPERIAFGHGWLKPDGLKELYEKHQTPLVKHVGEIAKKIGGHGGMDFIMDWRLIDCLRNGLPLDQDVYDAALWSAIAPLSEQSVAKRGRSMDIPDFTRGNWKNNQPVDIALEKGKTTKVRAVVESGKQL; this comes from the coding sequence ATGTCAACTAACCGCAGAAAATTCTTACGCAACATTACATTAGGTGCAAGCGCACTAGCTACAGGCTTGCCAGAATCTATGGCCCAGTTTGCGCAAAAGCCAGGCGTATTCAATATGAGTGGTTATGCAGCACCGAAGATGGATACAGTGCGCATCGGTATAGTAGGTTTGGGAATGCGCGGCCCTGGTGCGGTGGAACGTATGTCGTTTATTGAAGGAGTTGAGATCAAAGCTTTGTGCGATCAATATGAAGAAAGGGTAGTGAAGGCACAGGAGATTGTAACCAAAGCCGGTCAGCCAAAACCGATTGGTTATTACGGTAGCAAGGATGCTTGGAAGAAAATGTGTGAAAGAGATGATCTGGATCTCATTTATATCTGCACACCCTGGCATTTACATACACCCATGGCCGTATATGCCATGGAGCATGGTAAACATGCGGCAACCGAAGTGCCTGCTGCGGTGAGCATGGAAGAATGCTGGCAATTGGTGGTGACTTCAGAGAAAACCAAAAAGCATTGTATGATGCTGGAGAATTGCTGCTATGATTTCTTTGAGCAGCTTACTTTGAGTCTTGTGCGTTTGGGCATGTTGGGTGAAACGGTTCATGCAGAAGGTGCCTATATCCATGACCTGCGCGATTTGAATTTTATGAAGGACAATGCCGGCGGTTATGCTGAAATGTGGCGCTTGAAGGAGAATGCCGGCCGTAATGGTAATTTATATCCAACCCATGGTTTGGGGCCCATTGCCCAATGCTTGAACATCAATCGCGGCGATCAGATGGATTATCTGGTGTCTGTAAGCAGTGCCGATTTCATGATGCAGGCCATGGCGAAGGATAAAGCGGCACAGGATGCATTTTTTCAACCTTATACTGACAAGCGCTATCGCGGCAATATGAATACCACCATCATCAAAACCCATAAGGGCAAGACCATGATGGTGCAGCATGATGTTACTTCGCCCAGGCCATATTCTCGTATTCACTTAATTAGTGGCACCAAGGGTGTAGCCAGTAAATGGCCTTCGCCAGAGCGAATTGCTTTCGGACATGGCTGGCTAAAGCCGGATGGTTTGAAAGAGCTGTACGAGAAGCACCAGACACCGTTGGTGAAACATGTGGGTGAGATTGCTAAAAAGATCGGTGGTCACGGGGGGATGGATTTCATTATGGACTGGCGATTGATTGATTGCCTGCGAAATGGCCTACCATTGGATCAGGATGTGTACGATGCGGCTTTATGGAGCGCCATTGCACCCTTGTCAGAGCAATCCGTAGCCAAACGCGGCAGAAGCATGGATATCCCAGATTTTACACGAGGCAACTGGAAAAACAACCAGCCGGTGGATATTGCACTGGAAAAAGGTAAGACCACCAAGGTTAGGGCTGTTGTGGAATCAGGTAAACAATTGTAA
- a CDS encoding DUF2807 domain-containing protein: MQKLLSFLIISLSFISVASAQKYLNDKNAQIRKVETFHGIEVSGGIDLYLDQSNSTAVAVSATDEEDRDMIKTVVENGILKIYFKKPDSWLSVSWGNKQLKAYVSVKQIDILRASGGSDILINEGLNCQNLSLSLSGGSDCKGRVQAQELRIQASGGSDAILEGQVNQLKVQASGGSDVKGYGLVSNIANLSASGGSDIHVSVQKELTADASGGSDIYYKGEPVKRHVSSSGSSDIKRSNK, translated from the coding sequence ATGCAAAAGTTATTATCATTTCTAATTATCTCATTATCATTTATTTCAGTTGCTTCAGCGCAAAAATACTTGAATGATAAAAATGCCCAAATCCGTAAAGTAGAAACCTTTCATGGAATTGAGGTTTCGGGTGGTATCGACTTGTATCTTGACCAAAGTAATTCCACAGCTGTAGCTGTAAGTGCAACCGATGAAGAAGACCGCGATATGATTAAGACGGTTGTGGAAAACGGTATTCTCAAGATTTATTTTAAAAAGCCGGATAGTTGGCTCAGTGTTTCATGGGGAAACAAGCAGCTGAAAGCTTATGTCTCTGTAAAACAAATAGATATACTCAGGGCTTCCGGTGGATCAGATATACTGATCAATGAAGGCCTGAATTGCCAGAACCTCAGCCTGAGTTTGTCCGGTGGGTCTGATTGTAAGGGCCGCGTACAAGCCCAGGAACTACGTATCCAAGCAAGTGGTGGTAGCGATGCGATTCTCGAGGGTCAGGTTAATCAGTTAAAAGTGCAGGCATCCGGCGGCAGTGATGTTAAAGGTTACGGCTTGGTGAGCAATATTGCTAATCTGAGTGCCAGCGGCGGTAGTGATATTCATGTATCCGTACAGAAAGAATTAACGGCAGACGCCAGTGGCGGTAGTGATATCTATTATAAAGGTGAACCAGTTAAGCGCCATGTTAGCAGTTCCGGCAGTTCAGATATCAAACGTAGTAATAAATAG
- a CDS encoding N(4)-(beta-N-acetylglucosaminyl)-L-asparaginase — MINRRRFVQYASLGLGSLSFQSFRGKAEAHKPLVLSTWDAGIEANKAAWQILGSGGYALDAVEAGVRVTEASQNCCVGLGANPDRDGIVTLDACIMDEAGNCGSVAFLERIKHPISVARRVMEKTPHVMLVGEGAQQFAVAEGFPLEKPDLSPDAKRAYDNWLKKSEYKPAINRENQGHGPFAPNMLDNGEWNHDTIGMIAIDSKGRLSGSCTTSGMGFKMRGRIGDSPIIGAGLFVDQDAGAAVATGQGEDIIRICGAHTIVEFMRQGMHPEQACKKAMERLLKVKGMDKAKAIQAGFIAINNKGEYGGYALQKGFSFAVCHAADKNFLVNAKPLI; from the coding sequence ATGATCAACAGAAGACGATTTGTACAATACGCTTCCCTGGGTTTGGGCAGTCTGAGTTTTCAAAGTTTTCGAGGTAAAGCAGAAGCACATAAACCATTGGTGCTATCTACCTGGGATGCAGGTATTGAAGCCAATAAAGCTGCTTGGCAAATTCTGGGTTCAGGTGGTTATGCACTGGATGCAGTTGAAGCTGGCGTGCGTGTTACCGAAGCATCACAAAACTGTTGCGTGGGCCTGGGCGCCAATCCTGATCGCGATGGTATTGTAACACTGGATGCATGCATTATGGATGAAGCAGGCAATTGCGGCAGTGTGGCTTTTCTGGAACGTATCAAACATCCCATTTCTGTAGCACGCCGTGTGATGGAAAAAACACCACATGTGATGTTGGTTGGTGAAGGTGCCCAGCAATTTGCAGTAGCAGAAGGTTTTCCATTAGAGAAGCCAGATCTTTCTCCTGATGCCAAACGTGCTTATGACAACTGGTTGAAAAAATCGGAATACAAACCTGCCATCAACAGAGAGAATCAAGGTCACGGTCCTTTTGCACCAAACATGTTGGACAACGGCGAATGGAACCATGATACCATTGGTATGATTGCCATCGACAGCAAAGGCCGACTCAGCGGCAGTTGCACCACCAGTGGCATGGGCTTTAAAATGCGCGGTCGTATTGGCGATTCGCCGATCATCGGTGCAGGTTTGTTTGTAGATCAGGATGCAGGTGCAGCTGTTGCAACAGGACAAGGAGAAGATATCATCCGCATCTGCGGTGCACATACCATTGTAGAGTTTATGCGCCAAGGTATGCACCCCGAACAAGCTTGTAAAAAAGCTATGGAACGATTGTTGAAAGTAAAAGGCATGGACAAAGCCAAAGCCATTCAGGCAGGGTTTATTGCGATCAACAATAAAGGTGAATATGGTGGTTATGCTTTGCAAAAAGGCTTCAGCTTTGCAGTTTGTCACGCTGCCGATAAAAACTTTTTAGTGAACGCCAAACCTTTGATCTAA
- a CDS encoding PQQ-dependent sugar dehydrogenase: MTNLLLAAVLFISACKENVNFTDTTQSQSPVTTSTTVVNNREVIWGLDFLPDGDMLFTEKRGRLVRVNKTTNALTEISGLPSDIDASGQGGLMDIKLHPNYASNGWIYANYSSTGGFINLIRFKLNGNQVSNMETLLKSNTPSAWRGHYGGRIVFDKAGYLYLSVGEGGTTSYGGENSPNKNAQNLSSPWGKIHRMTDDGKVPADNPIFPGATAPSTVWCYGLRNPQGLVYNPFTDQLWETEHGPMGGDELNLIQKGKNYGWPLVSYGKNYDGVPVSASPLKEGIEPPVTYWVPSIAASGLIVVTNPKFKRWYGNLMSGALAGAHVHRIMFQGDKVAETEKLWNGIGRVRNIKEGPDGNIYLCVEGPGRIIRVSPNN, translated from the coding sequence ATGACAAACCTATTATTGGCAGCTGTGCTTTTTATATCAGCTTGTAAGGAAAATGTAAATTTTACAGATACCACCCAATCTCAGAGCCCAGTCACCACGAGTACAACGGTCGTAAATAACCGTGAAGTAATCTGGGGCCTGGATTTTCTACCAGACGGAGACATGTTGTTCACAGAGAAACGGGGTAGACTAGTGCGCGTGAATAAAACCACCAATGCACTCACCGAAATCAGCGGTTTACCGTCTGATATTGATGCCAGCGGACAGGGAGGTTTAATGGATATCAAGCTACATCCCAATTATGCCAGCAATGGCTGGATTTATGCCAATTATTCCTCAACAGGAGGATTTATTAACCTGATACGCTTCAAGCTAAATGGTAATCAGGTGAGCAACATGGAAACTTTGCTAAAATCCAATACGCCCTCTGCTTGGAGAGGGCATTATGGCGGTAGAATTGTTTTTGATAAAGCAGGATATCTCTATTTAAGCGTAGGTGAAGGTGGCACCACCAGTTATGGGGGAGAAAATTCGCCCAATAAAAACGCCCAGAATCTTTCATCTCCTTGGGGAAAGATCCACAGGATGACGGATGATGGTAAAGTGCCGGCAGATAACCCCATATTCCCGGGAGCAACAGCACCAAGCACGGTTTGGTGTTATGGTCTCCGTAATCCGCAGGGATTGGTTTATAATCCATTCACCGATCAATTATGGGAAACAGAGCATGGCCCAATGGGCGGTGACGAACTAAACCTGATTCAAAAAGGGAAAAACTATGGTTGGCCATTGGTAAGCTATGGTAAGAACTATGATGGTGTGCCCGTATCGGCCAGTCCCTTAAAAGAAGGCATCGAGCCACCGGTAACGTATTGGGTACCATCGATAGCAGCCAGTGGCTTAATCGTTGTCACCAATCCAAAATTCAAAAGATGGTATGGCAACCTGATGTCAGGCGCATTGGCTGGTGCCCATGTGCATCGAATCATGTTTCAAGGTGATAAAGTCGCCGAAACTGAAAAGCTTTGGAATGGCATTGGTCGAGTACGTAATATTAAAGAGGGCCCCGATGGCAATATCTACCTGTGCGTAGAAGGGCCTGGTAGAATCATCAGGGTTAGCCCTAATAACTAA
- a CDS encoding copper homeostasis protein CutC gives MSLPLEICVFNTETAIAAAAAGADRIELCENYANGGTTPSYGYLRTTREKVAIPIFPMIRPRGGDYYHRAEEIEIIQKDILLCKELGFEGVVIGLLNIDGTIDKENTAKLVEAAYPLDVTFHRAFDRCKDPLEALETIIACGCTRILTSGQQPKAPDGKELIKTLVDQADGRIIIMPGSGINSSNIEMIRSFTGATEFHTSARILKESPCTFMNPAMPEDFRQDFTDAAEIQRIKQLLQ, from the coding sequence ATGTCTTTACCACTTGAAATTTGTGTCTTCAATACAGAAACTGCGATTGCTGCTGCAGCAGCAGGTGCGGATAGAATTGAATTGTGTGAGAACTATGCCAACGGTGGCACTACCCCATCCTATGGTTATCTAAGAACCACGAGAGAAAAAGTAGCTATTCCTATTTTCCCGATGATTCGTCCGCGTGGCGGCGATTATTATCATCGCGCTGAAGAAATCGAGATTATCCAAAAAGATATCTTGCTGTGTAAAGAACTGGGCTTTGAAGGTGTCGTGATTGGCTTATTAAATATTGACGGTACGATTGATAAAGAAAATACAGCGAAACTCGTTGAAGCTGCTTATCCTTTGGATGTGACTTTTCATCGTGCATTTGATCGTTGTAAAGATCCGCTCGAAGCTTTGGAAACGATTATAGCATGTGGTTGCACACGCATCCTCACCAGCGGTCAACAACCCAAAGCACCGGATGGAAAAGAACTGATTAAAACCTTGGTGGATCAAGCTGATGGTCGCATTATCATCATGCCCGGCAGTGGCATCAACAGCAGCAATATTGAGATGATACGCAGCTTCACAGGTGCTACTGAGTTTCACACTTCTGCGAGAATTTTAAAAGAGTCGCCTTGTACTTTTATGAATCCCGCAATGCCGGAAGATTTCAGGCAAGACTTTACAGATGCTGCAGAAATACAACGCATCAAACAGTTGTTGCAATAA
- a CDS encoding aminoglycoside phosphotransferase family protein, which translates to MTTALFAELRAIWNWPESTTYAPIGSGLINHTWKVVAGEEVFILQSINQAVFQRPDWIDENLGLLHTYLQVHQPEYLFTAPVPSVYGQTLWEIGDAFYRVFAYVPNTHTVDTVDTAEQAFEAAKTFGNFTAVLQDFDATQLRITIPDFHNLTLRYQQFQDACKFGNPSRIQESMSLIQELHQYHHLVQQYEAFISHAQTSTRVTHHDTKISNVLFNEAGKAVCVIDLDTVMPGYFISDLGDMYRTYVCPVSEEEKDFSKILVREDCCRAIEEGYLSVMGDVLRDWEKKHIRFSGHFIVYMQALRFLTDHLLNDGYYGAKYPGHNYVRAGNQVHLLSALMKRESTIINR; encoded by the coding sequence ATGACCACTGCTTTGTTTGCCGAATTGCGTGCTATATGGAACTGGCCTGAATCAACGACCTATGCACCCATTGGTTCGGGACTCATTAACCATACTTGGAAAGTAGTGGCTGGAGAGGAGGTTTTCATACTGCAAAGTATCAATCAGGCAGTATTCCAACGTCCGGATTGGATTGATGAAAACTTGGGTTTGCTACACACATATCTGCAAGTACATCAGCCTGAATACTTGTTTACAGCACCTGTCCCGTCTGTGTATGGACAAACACTTTGGGAAATTGGTGATGCTTTTTATCGCGTATTTGCTTACGTACCTAATACCCACACAGTAGATACGGTGGATACTGCTGAGCAAGCTTTTGAAGCAGCCAAAACCTTTGGCAATTTTACAGCAGTGCTGCAGGATTTTGATGCTACGCAATTGCGCATCACCATTCCTGATTTCCATAATCTGACCTTACGCTATCAGCAGTTTCAGGATGCGTGTAAGTTTGGTAATCCATCGCGTATACAAGAGTCGATGTCGCTGATTCAGGAACTACATCAATACCATCACTTGGTGCAGCAATACGAGGCCTTTATCAGTCACGCACAAACAAGCACACGTGTAACACATCATGATACCAAGATCAGCAATGTCTTGTTCAATGAGGCTGGTAAAGCCGTTTGTGTGATTGATCTGGATACGGTGATGCCCGGTTATTTTATCAGTGATTTGGGCGATATGTATCGCACTTATGTTTGTCCAGTTTCAGAGGAAGAAAAAGATTTTAGCAAGATTCTAGTGCGAGAAGATTGTTGTAGGGCTATCGAAGAAGGTTATCTCTCCGTCATGGGCGATGTGTTGAGAGATTGGGAGAAAAAGCATATCCGTTTTTCCGGACATTTCATTGTGTATATGCAGGCTCTGCGTTTTCTCACCGATCATTTGCTGAACGATGGTTACTATGGTGCAAAATATCCCGGACATAATTATGTACGTGCCGGGAATCAAGTACATTTATTGAGCGCATTGATGAAGCGTGAATCGACAATCATCAATCGATAA
- the gyrA gene encoding DNA gyrase subunit A: MEENLIPEETNDNDRIIQVNIEEQMKTAYIDYSMSVIVGRALPDVRDGLKPVHRRILYAMNELGLASNKPYKKAARIVGEVMGKFHPHGDSAIYDAMARMAQEWSMRYMLVDGQGNFGNQDGDGPAAMRYTEARLQRLGEAMLDDIEKETVDFQLNFDDSMEEPSVLPTRIPQLLVNGSSGIAVGMATNMLPHNLSEAVDGCIAYIANKDITAEELMQYVKAPDFPTGGIIYGMEGVKQAMITGRGRVVVRGKCHVETKASGRETIVITEVPYQVNRDTLTDRIGQLVNDKTIEGIAHVNNESNKREGTRIVVDLKRDAVANVIINQLYKYTELQTSFGINNVALSKGRPRILNLKDLISEFVEFRMEVVIRRAKYELRKAEERAHILQGYLIALDHLDEVIRLIRSSATPDIAKENLINAGWGLDEIQAKAILELRLQRLTGMEREKIKEEYDQLMIQIAGLKELLSSEQLRYELIQKELQEVKDKFGDARKSEIQYLADEMRIEDLIEEEDVVITISHLGYIKRTSATEYRQQRRGGRGAIGSKTREEDYVEHLFVASTHDTMMFFTEKGRCYWLRVYEIPEGEKQSKGRAIQNLVQLPPDDKVRTIIDVKKLDDKEFVQSHYIVLCTKKGIIKKTSLEDFSRPRANGVNAITIVEGDQLLEARMTNGNSEIMMAVKSGRAIRFPEEKVRPTGRGAIGVAGIEVEDANDEVIGMICVNKEDTSRTVLVVSEKGFGKRTAIDEYRITNRGGKGVKTINVTDKTGQLVGIKDVSEKEDLIITCKSGITLRTAISTIKEAGRATQGVILIRLDDGDEIAAISKIDEQEEEEIVPTDAESNETNENTTNNDQPAEDNTTASDATENQ; encoded by the coding sequence GGAAGAGAATCTGATACCCGAAGAAACGAACGATAACGACCGGATTATACAGGTAAATATCGAAGAGCAGATGAAAACGGCCTATATCGATTATTCGATGTCGGTAATCGTTGGTCGTGCCCTGCCCGATGTACGCGATGGTTTGAAACCTGTACATCGCCGTATCCTGTATGCAATGAATGAATTAGGCCTTGCCTCCAACAAACCTTATAAAAAAGCTGCCCGTATTGTGGGTGAGGTGATGGGTAAATTCCACCCCCACGGTGATAGTGCTATCTACGATGCTATGGCGCGTATGGCACAGGAATGGAGCATGCGTTACATGTTGGTTGACGGACAAGGTAATTTCGGTAACCAGGATGGTGATGGTCCAGCGGCCATGCGTTATACCGAAGCGCGTTTACAGCGTTTGGGTGAAGCCATGCTGGATGATATTGAAAAAGAGACTGTCGACTTCCAACTGAACTTCGATGATTCAATGGAAGAACCTTCGGTTTTGCCTACACGCATTCCGCAATTGCTGGTAAACGGTTCTAGTGGCATTGCCGTTGGTATGGCTACCAATATGCTGCCGCACAACCTGAGCGAAGCTGTGGATGGTTGTATTGCTTATATCGCAAACAAAGACATTACTGCAGAAGAATTGATGCAGTATGTGAAAGCCCCCGATTTCCCAACTGGCGGTATCATTTATGGCATGGAGGGCGTAAAGCAAGCCATGATTACCGGTCGCGGTAGAGTGGTGGTACGTGGCAAATGCCATGTGGAAACCAAAGCAAGCGGTCGCGAAACCATTGTGATTACAGAAGTGCCTTATCAGGTAAACCGTGATACACTAACAGATCGTATCGGTCAACTGGTGAATGATAAGACCATCGAGGGCATTGCACACGTAAACAACGAAAGTAATAAGCGTGAGGGTACGCGTATTGTGGTTGACCTCAAGCGTGATGCTGTTGCAAACGTAATCATCAACCAACTTTATAAGTATACAGAACTGCAAACCAGTTTTGGTATCAATAATGTGGCTCTGTCCAAAGGCAGACCGCGCATTTTGAATCTGAAAGATCTCATTAGTGAGTTCGTAGAATTCAGAATGGAAGTGGTGATCCGAAGAGCCAAGTATGAATTGCGCAAAGCGGAAGAACGTGCGCATATTTTGCAAGGCTATTTGATTGCATTGGATCATCTGGATGAAGTAATCCGACTGATTCGTAGTTCTGCAACACCGGATATCGCAAAGGAAAACCTGATTAACGCAGGCTGGGGCCTTGATGAAATTCAGGCCAAAGCCATTCTGGAACTGCGTTTGCAGCGTCTGACAGGCATGGAGCGTGAGAAGATCAAGGAAGAATATGATCAACTCATGATCCAGATTGCAGGTTTGAAAGAATTGTTAAGTAGTGAACAACTGCGTTACGAACTGATTCAAAAAGAACTGCAGGAAGTAAAAGATAAATTCGGTGATGCACGTAAGAGCGAGATTCAATACCTCGCAGATGAAATGCGTATCGAAGATTTGATTGAAGAAGAAGATGTGGTGATTACCATTTCACATCTGGGTTATATCAAGCGAACTTCTGCAACAGAATACCGTCAGCAGCGCAGGGGTGGTCGTGGTGCTATTGGCTCCAAAACCAGAGAAGAAGATTATGTAGAGCATCTCTTCGTCGCATCTACGCACGACACGATGATGTTCTTTACAGAAAAAGGTCGTTGCTACTGGTTGCGTGTGTATGAAATTCCGGAAGGAGAGAAGCAGAGCAAGGGTAGGGCTATTCAGAACCTAGTTCAGTTACCTCCAGATGATAAAGTACGCACCATCATTGATGTGAAGAAACTGGATGATAAAGAATTTGTACAAAGTCATTATATCGTACTCTGTACCAAAAAAGGTATCATCAAGAAAACTTCACTGGAAGATTTCAGCCGACCAAGAGCCAATGGCGTAAATGCCATCACCATCGTTGAAGGCGATCAGTTGCTGGAAGCAAGAATGACGAACGGTAACTCCGAAATCATGATGGCGGTGAAAAGCGGTCGTGCCATTCGCTTCCCAGAAGAAAAAGTAAGACCAACGGGCCGCGGTGCGATAGGTGTTGCCGGTATTGAAGTGGAAGATGCCAATGATGAAGTAATTGGTATGATTTGTGTAAATAAAGAAGATACCAGCCGTACTGTATTGGTAGTGAGCGAGAAAGGCTTTGGTAAGCGAACAGCAATTGATGAGTACCGCATCACCAATAGAGGTGGTAAGGGTGTAAAAACCATCAACGTAACTGATAAGACCGGCCAATTGGTAGGTATTAAGGATGTGAGCGAGAAGGAGGACCTGATCATCACCTGTAAATCAGGTATCACACTTCGTACAGCAATTTCTACCATCAAAGAGGCGGGAAGAGCCACACAAGGTGTAATTTTGATCAGACTGGATGATGGTGATGAAATTGCAGCCATCTCTAAAATTGATGAACAGGAAGAAGAGGAGATCGTACCAACAGATGCAGAAAGTAACGAGACCAACGAAAACACAACCAACAATGATCAGCCAGCTGAGGATAATACCACAGCTTCTGATGCAACAGAAAACCAATAA
- the serA gene encoding phosphoglycerate dehydrogenase has translation MSKAGTSYPKEKINILFLENISEKAVQQFKQNGYVNVRKLSGALSEAELIKEIKDVHLLGIRSKTQITAKVLDAATKLQAIGCFCIGVNQVNLKAATQKGVVVFNAPYSNTRSVAELVIGAAIMLIRRIPDKNKAAHEGRWFKEAKGSYELRGKTLGIIGYGNIGSQVSVLAEALGMKIRFYDIETKLPLGNAVACKSLKEVVSQSDIVSLHVPETNQTKNMVNKALLKQFKQGAILINYARGEVVDIPALTKALEEKQLSGAAIDVFPVEPEKNGDVFESPLQGLHNVLLTPHIGGSTEEAQENIGEDVSIKLFQYLERGITNGSHTVPPISLPPVDGAHRILHIHNNVPGVLSAINTELSKHNINIVGQYLKTNDAIGYVVLDVDNKLSKRALELLKAVKHTIKVRMLY, from the coding sequence ATGAGCAAAGCAGGTACCAGTTATCCCAAAGAGAAGATCAATATTCTCTTTTTAGAAAATATCAGCGAGAAAGCAGTTCAGCAGTTCAAACAAAATGGGTATGTGAATGTGCGCAAACTGAGTGGTGCGTTGAGCGAAGCTGAGCTGATCAAGGAAATCAAGGATGTACACCTCTTGGGTATTCGTTCCAAAACACAGATCACCGCTAAGGTTTTAGATGCAGCCACCAAGTTGCAGGCGATAGGTTGTTTCTGCATAGGCGTGAATCAGGTAAACCTGAAAGCTGCTACACAAAAAGGGGTGGTGGTTTTCAATGCACCATATAGCAACACACGCAGTGTAGCAGAACTGGTGATTGGTGCAGCCATCATGTTGATCAGAAGAATACCCGACAAGAATAAAGCAGCGCATGAAGGTCGTTGGTTCAAAGAAGCCAAGGGCAGTTATGAATTGCGTGGCAAGACACTGGGCATTATTGGTTACGGCAATATCGGTTCACAAGTGAGTGTATTGGCAGAAGCATTGGGTATGAAGATTCGTTTCTACGATATCGAAACCAAATTGCCACTTGGTAATGCAGTTGCGTGTAAGTCGCTCAAAGAAGTAGTGAGCCAATCAGATATTGTGAGTCTGCATGTACCTGAAACCAATCAGACCAAGAATATGGTCAACAAAGCTTTGCTGAAACAATTCAAGCAAGGTGCCATACTAATCAACTATGCGCGTGGCGAGGTTGTAGATATTCCTGCACTCACCAAAGCTTTAGAAGAAAAACAATTGAGTGGTGCAGCCATAGATGTGTTTCCAGTAGAACCTGAGAAAAACGGCGATGTGTTTGAATCTCCATTGCAGGGTTTGCACAATGTATTGCTTACACCACATATCGGTGGTTCTACTGAAGAAGCGCAGGAGAATATTGGGGAAGATGTCAGTATCAAATTGTTTCAATATTTAGAACGCGGTATCACCAATGGTTCGCATACAGTACCACCAATCAGTCTGCCACCGGTAGATGGTGCGCACCGCATTTTGCATATCCACAACAATGTGCCCGGTGTGTTGAGTGCGATTAACACAGAATTGTCGAAACACAATATCAATATCGTTGGTCAGTACTTAAAAACCAATGATGCCATTGGTTATGTGGTGCTCGATGTGGACAATAAACTGTCTAAGCGTGCGCTCGAATTACTCAAAGCAGTAAAGCATACCATTAAAGTGCGCATGCTCTATTAA